From the genome of Candidatus Omnitrophota bacterium, one region includes:
- a CDS encoding radical SAM protein — MKVLLINPQSKAIEKSCIWQREMLTPVIPLGLAYIAAVLEKNTIPVKVFDQVAEKWNEDKLFASIVSEKPDLVGITCLSASMDTVISLSRRIKNYNKDIKIILGNIHASIFAKQLLNAGIADIIVHGEGEYTMLEVVSRIERKLNFSGIGGIGYIEEGKLYNNRENYIIPDLDNLPYPAFHLFDLNKYKEIPLASIYGEIALVISASRGCPFDCIFCAQNKIFAKTRYRKIENVIDEMEYMHTIYNAKYFGFVDAFFPFSIEHGMEFCEQLIKRGLNKKVRWVTETVVNLIDPQLTKKMKEAGLHMLEFGFESGSQRVLDTFGKKINLEQGKKAVRYAKDAGILTLGLFMLGLPGETAEECEQTVKFAKELDCDFVKFNLATPYPGSRLYELSMEKIGKIRNLSGFNSWYDWFENKDNEFYTVGLMSVKELRNIQRKAMFSFYFRPVKVIKTIVNKRVSFKFLLFGAMLLLTGYFKALSGKWEKPKIN; from the coding sequence ATGAAGGTATTGCTGATAAACCCCCAATCCAAGGCCATCGAAAAAAGCTGTATTTGGCAGCGGGAGATGTTGACTCCGGTTATTCCTTTGGGCTTAGCTTATATTGCCGCGGTACTGGAGAAAAACACGATACCAGTGAAAGTTTTTGACCAGGTTGCCGAAAAATGGAATGAAGATAAATTATTCGCCAGTATTGTAAGCGAAAAGCCTGATCTGGTTGGCATAACCTGTCTTAGCGCAAGCATGGATACAGTAATCTCTTTATCCCGGAGGATCAAAAACTACAATAAAGATATTAAAATTATTTTAGGCAATATTCACGCTTCGATATTTGCCAAACAGTTGTTAAACGCAGGCATAGCGGATATTATTGTCCACGGTGAAGGTGAATACACCATGCTTGAGGTTGTTTCGAGGATAGAAAGAAAGCTTAATTTCAGCGGGATAGGGGGGATCGGTTATATCGAAGAAGGCAAACTGTATAATAACCGAGAAAATTACATAATTCCGGATTTGGACAATTTACCATATCCAGCGTTTCACCTGTTCGATTTAAATAAATATAAAGAGATCCCCTTGGCTTCGATTTACGGCGAAATTGCCCTGGTGATTTCAGCTTCAAGAGGTTGTCCTTTTGATTGCATTTTTTGCGCCCAAAATAAAATTTTTGCCAAAACCAGATACAGAAAAATTGAAAATGTCATTGATGAAATGGAATATATGCATACGATATACAATGCGAAATATTTTGGTTTTGTGGACGCCTTTTTCCCTTTTTCCATAGAGCATGGAATGGAATTTTGCGAACAACTTATAAAAAGGGGGTTAAATAAAAAGGTCAGGTGGGTTACCGAGACCGTGGTTAACCTGATTGACCCGCAATTGACCAAGAAAATGAAAGAAGCTGGGCTGCATATGCTTGAGTTTGGTTTTGAATCCGGAAGCCAGAGGGTGCTTGATACCTTCGGAAAAAAAATTAACCTGGAACAGGGCAAAAAAGCTGTCCGTTATGCAAAAGACGCCGGTATTCTTACTCTTGGCCTGTTTATGCTTGGGCTTCCCGGCGAGACTGCCGAAGAATGCGAGCAAACTGTAAAGTTTGCCAAAGAATTAGATTGCGACTTCGTGAAATTTAATTTAGCTACGCCTTATCCAGGCTCAAGGTTATATGAGCTCAGTATGGAAAAAATAGGTAAAATCAGAAATTTAAGCGGGTTTAACAGCTGGTATGACTGGTTTGAAAATAAAGATAATGAATTTTATACAGTGGGTCTAATGAGCGTAAAAGAACTCAGGAATATCCAGCGAAAAGCAATGTTCAGTTTTTATTTTCGGCCGGTCAAGGTAATAAAAACAATAGTCAATAAAAGGGTGTCCTTTAAGTTCTTGCTGTTTGGAGCGATGTTGCTGTTAACCGGTTATTTTAAGGCGCTTTCGGGGAAATGGGAAAAACCAAAGATAAATTAA
- a CDS encoding SGNH/GDSL hydrolase family protein, with amino-acid sequence MGKTKDKLTVSFISLFFSLLLIEIILRLTYPLYSNYAMEMWRYGINLKKQASDRSITHEHAPNKSFRFYGVEIKTNSLGLRSDREYLAPKPQNLKRILVLGDSITMGWGVSFKETYPYILETLINKGSKLNLEVINSGVGNYNSVSELSALKRLSVLEPDMIILGFYINDLEDIRPSSGISYFLSRHSYLYAFIWSKLINIKYYYPNNDYRAYYSKLYQDPNLRLKAKDAINRMIEIADKRRIPFVFINIPEMHSFKEGSFEAARNFTKEIKREHPEIIFVDLAETLKGKNARDFWVSSEDPHPNASLHRIIAESIYSSIGGK; translated from the coding sequence ATGGGAAAAACCAAAGATAAATTAACAGTTTCTTTTATTTCTCTATTTTTTTCTTTATTGTTGATCGAAATAATTTTGAGGTTAACTTATCCGTTATACTCAAATTATGCGATGGAGATGTGGAGGTATGGAATAAATTTAAAAAAGCAAGCTTCCGATCGCTCTATTACTCATGAACATGCCCCGAATAAAAGTTTTCGCTTTTATGGAGTTGAAATAAAGACAAACTCGCTGGGGTTAAGGAGCGATAGGGAGTATTTAGCGCCAAAACCGCAAAATTTAAAGCGGATACTGGTCTTAGGAGATTCTATAACTATGGGTTGGGGAGTAAGTTTTAAAGAAACATACCCTTATATTCTGGAAACCCTTATAAATAAAGGCTCCAAGTTAAATTTGGAAGTAATCAACTCAGGGGTAGGTAATTACAATTCAGTTTCAGAGTTATCAGCTTTAAAAAGGCTTAGCGTCTTAGAACCTGACATGATAATATTGGGTTTCTATATAAATGATCTTGAAGATATCCGGCCTTCTTCGGGTATAAGTTATTTTCTAAGCAGACATTCCTATCTTTATGCATTTATTTGGAGTAAATTAATCAATATAAAATACTATTATCCCAACAATGATTATCGGGCCTATTATTCAAAGCTATATCAAGACCCAAATTTAAGGCTTAAAGCAAAAGATGCGATTAACCGGATGATCGAGATTGCCGATAAGCGCCGGATACCTTTTGTATTTATCAATATACCGGAAATGCACAGCTTTAAAGAAGGTTCTTTTGAAGCCGCGCGGAATTTTACGAAAGAGATAAAAAGAGAACACCCGGAAATTATTTTCGTCGACCTGGCAGAAACTTTAAAAGGAAAGAATGCGCGGGATTTCTGGGTTTCTTCCGAAGATCCGCATCCGAATGCCAGCCTGCACAGGATTATCGCCGAGTCGATTTATAGCTCAATTGGTGGCAAATGA
- a CDS encoding U32 family peptidase, translated as MIKIVSPITNISEVDPLINAGASEFYCGVMTEQENKSLTNIYCLNRRPSLFSNLSSFKELEALVKKAKIRKVKVNFTLNEFYTADQFENVKDQVKKAIDCGIDAFIAADLGLIKELQKYKDRVKTHIGVGATTFNAYTAGFYKGMGAERIILPRQLTLDEIGDICSKEKGLEFECLILNERCHFIDGYCNFLHSAFSYQNPLLNLFKYDRFRNKIWQFLPAAISKMIHVHGMKKEVACCFNYKAETNSSPALSKNRSSLGNFFNAETFLNACGACSLQALDKAQISFVKIVGRTSFKNKVKDVEFIARCLKLLKEEIGAGFCNAVEDIYRQTYKNHCRKSYCYYPKE; from the coding sequence ATGATCAAAATAGTTTCTCCCATAACAAATATCAGCGAAGTCGATCCTTTGATTAACGCCGGCGCCAGTGAATTTTATTGCGGGGTAATGACTGAGCAGGAAAATAAATCACTGACCAATATATATTGCCTTAACCGGCGTCCTTCTTTATTCTCAAATTTGTCCAGCTTCAAGGAATTGGAGGCTTTGGTTAAAAAAGCAAAAATACGTAAGGTAAAAGTTAATTTTACCCTTAATGAATTTTACACCGCAGATCAGTTTGAAAACGTCAAGGATCAGGTAAAAAAAGCCATCGATTGCGGGATAGATGCTTTTATTGCGGCAGATTTAGGGTTAATCAAAGAGCTGCAGAAATATAAGGATAGGGTAAAGACGCATATTGGCGTGGGCGCAACTACCTTTAATGCCTATACCGCCGGTTTTTATAAAGGTATGGGGGCTGAAAGGATAATTCTGCCCAGGCAACTGACTCTGGATGAGATCGGCGATATTTGTTCAAAAGAGAAAGGCCTTGAATTCGAGTGTTTGATTTTAAATGAGAGATGCCATTTTATCGATGGTTACTGTAATTTCTTGCATAGCGCATTTTCTTATCAAAACCCTTTGCTTAATCTTTTTAAATATGACCGTTTTAGGAATAAAATTTGGCAATTCTTACCGGCTGCAATTTCAAAAATGATCCACGTCCACGGCATGAAGAAAGAGGTAGCCTGCTGTTTTAATTATAAAGCAGAAACCAACTCAAGCCCTGCTTTATCGAAGAATAGGTCGAGCCTGGGCAATTTCTTTAATGCCGAAACTTTTTTAAATGCCTGCGGCGCATGTTCTCTTCAAGCATTAGACAAAGCGCAAATAAGCTTTGTAAAAATAGTCGGAAGGACATCTTTTAAGAACAAGGTAAAGGACGTCGAATTTATTGCTCGCTGCCTTAAACTTTTAAAAGAAGAAATTGGCGCAGGTTTTTGTAATGCCGTAGAGGATATTTATCGCCAAACCTATAAAAACCATTGCCGTAAATCTTATTGTTATTATCCGAAAGAATAG
- a CDS encoding glycosyltransferase family 39 protein, with amino-acid sequence MPNKDKPLLKNPVILAILLVCGLILRLYHLGVRSLWFDEAYTIFNGQYLASVVSRLGALPDRYPSFLSDIPVYFWSLLSGRNEFTLRLFSVVFGIAAIWLIYKFGLKIFGQKTALIAAFLLAISPIHIYYSQELRPYSLILLISLGSALFLLKALEKGALAFWTGYVILNVLNIYLHYMTIFFLFAQVVFFLIFMKDYKNQIRKWIFYNSVIFVLLAPWLINSIILLKASLGPDLYLWVPSWAKTIGAKNIFFTIKNFSIGYNVEKQAYVFITVFLTGILAFGITRLKKNEVKNYVLCLCCFVLPILSMFLISKVKVWYVDRYVLGSLPFYYILIGNSLAKIRTRYAFLLLGVVALFCAFSLNNYYQSRSLDAASCIGIVYKYDYKDAADYLAQNMEDGDIVFHTSYSSTVPFMYYLKKSSLSSANERPAFVLFPANENKIEARELLLKGCKFKNIDYDDFVSGKRRIWLVCSDWFFNEKNCFDSKAYQIARWMQDNYKEKESCLFKGIILYLFER; translated from the coding sequence ATGCCAAATAAAGATAAGCCTTTACTTAAAAATCCGGTTATTCTAGCCATTCTGCTAGTCTGCGGGTTAATTTTAAGGCTCTATCATTTAGGCGTAAGGAGTCTTTGGTTCGACGAAGCATATACAATTTTTAACGGGCAATACCTTGCTTCTGTCGTTTCTCGGCTCGGCGCATTACCGGACAGGTATCCTTCGTTTTTATCCGATATACCGGTCTATTTTTGGTCACTTTTGTCAGGTAGGAATGAATTTACCCTCAGGTTATTTTCAGTAGTATTCGGCATAGCCGCAATATGGCTTATCTATAAATTTGGGTTGAAGATTTTCGGCCAGAAAACCGCTTTAATTGCTGCGTTTTTGTTGGCAATTTCTCCTATCCATATTTATTATTCTCAAGAATTAAGGCCATACTCATTGATTTTATTAATCAGCCTAGGCTCAGCATTGTTTTTACTAAAAGCCCTGGAAAAAGGGGCTTTGGCATTTTGGACTGGTTACGTTATTTTAAACGTTTTAAATATCTACCTGCATTATATGACAATTTTTTTCCTGTTCGCCCAGGTGGTATTTTTCCTGATTTTTATGAAAGATTATAAAAATCAGATTAGAAAATGGATATTTTATAATTCAGTAATTTTTGTTTTATTAGCGCCCTGGCTTATAAACAGCATCATTTTACTGAAAGCTTCGCTGGGGCCTGATTTATATCTTTGGGTGCCCTCTTGGGCTAAAACCATCGGAGCCAAAAATATTTTTTTTACAATCAAAAATTTCAGCATAGGTTATAATGTAGAAAAGCAGGCATATGTATTTATTACGGTATTTCTCACCGGCATATTGGCTTTCGGGATAACTAGGTTAAAGAAAAATGAAGTCAAAAACTATGTCCTATGCTTATGTTGTTTTGTCCTGCCGATATTGAGCATGTTTTTAATCTCTAAAGTCAAAGTTTGGTATGTCGACAGGTATGTATTGGGTAGCCTACCTTTTTACTATATACTAATAGGCAATAGCCTAGCAAAAATAAGGACCAGATATGCCTTTTTATTATTAGGCGTTGTTGCTTTGTTTTGTGCCTTTTCTTTAAATAATTATTATCAAAGCCGATCTCTAGATGCTGCAAGTTGCATCGGCATAGTCTATAAGTATGATTATAAAGATGCTGCGGATTATTTGGCGCAAAACATGGAAGATGGGGACATCGTTTTTCATACTTCTTACAGCTCGACAGTGCCTTTTATGTATTATCTGAAGAAAAGTAGTTTAAGTAGCGCTAATGAAAGGCCCGCTTTTGTATTATTCCCGGCAAATGAGAACAAAATAGAAGCCAGGGAGCTTTTATTAAAAGGGTGTAAGTTTAAAAATATTGACTATGACGACTTTGTATCTGGTAAAAGAAGGATTTGGCTGGTATGTTCAGATTGGTTTTTTAATGAAAAAAACTGTTTTGATTCCAAAGCCTACCAGATAGCGCGCTGGATGCAGGATAACTATAAAGAAAAAGAAAGCTGTTTGTTTAAAGGGATAATATTGTATCTGTTTGAAAGGTAA